From a single Arachis hypogaea cultivar Tifrunner chromosome 3, arahy.Tifrunner.gnm2.J5K5, whole genome shotgun sequence genomic region:
- the LOC112790132 gene encoding small ribosomal subunit protein bS20c, translating into MAAFSCSWLTLPSKMRSLSLTPSSFPVSNSTSLAFSKNLSDSAFSHGSLSVSIMQNQTRRSAIVCEAAPQRKTDSAVKRARLAEKRRIYNKARKSEIRTRMRKVLEALEVLRKKSDAQAEEIVPIEKLIGEAYSVIDKAVRAGTLHRNTGANRKSRLARRKKLVEIHHGWYTPAASEVVV; encoded by the exons ATGGCAGCATTCTCATGCTCCTGGCTGACCCTTCCCTCCAAAATGAGGAGCCTTTCCCTCACTCCCTCTTCCTTTCCCGTCTCCAATTCCACCTCTCTCGCCTTCTCCAAAAACCTCTCTGACTCTGCTTTCTCACATG GCAGCTTGTCGGTGAGCATAATGCAAAACCAAACTCGGCGTTCAGCGATTGTTTGCGAGGCGGCGCCACAACGAAAGACCGATTCGGCAGTAAAGAGAGCACGCTTGGCTGAGAAACGCCGCATTTACAACAAAGCCCGCAAATCAGAGATAAGAACCCGAATGAGGAAG GTATTAGAAGCTCTGGAAGTGCTTAGGAAGAAATCCGATGCGCAAGCTGAAGAAATAGTTCCTATTGAGAAACTGATTGGAGAGGCATACTCAGTAATTGACAAAGCAGTGAGAGCAGGCACACTACATAGGAACACCGGAGCAAATCGCAAATCTCGACTTGCCAGAAGAAAGAAATTGGTTGAGATCCACCATGGGTGGTATACTCCAGCAGCTTCTGAAGTGGTTGTATGA